From the genome of Bacteroides sp. MSB163, one region includes:
- a CDS encoding leucine-rich repeat domain-containing protein has protein sequence MKLKYFYTSVCIMLAGIFCANAQTVKNVTLTEAGTLSTKITESEQATLTELTVTGPLNGTDIALIRGAAPTLEKLNMKNASIVEGGSAYFVYEGKSYTTTNNVIGNYMFFAMSNLKTLILPSNVEEIGEFKSKNWSKYEFASSYSIARCSMLETVELPSTLYSIGGHAFSACARLASITIPEGVEIIGTYAFENCKNLKTVKFPSTFGIRNKTFEGAYNPDNEFQQALAYGDYVGYIFTNCTALTDVSIPEGVPSLTYGMFNGCAKLATVALPSTLKTLNGAFNGCTGLVNIDLPTGLTGAGSFNGCEKLTKISIPDGVTECPSFANCTALTEIKLPTNITTIGYNAFAGCSSLTEISVPSAVTSIETSAFENCTSLVKVTLSAELTSIGEHAFGECDKLPSITIPNKVISLADRAFRSCDALETVVLPRGLNSMGRECFYYCQKLTTINLPDNLFEIGNSAFGEDIALESIQLPNNLTEIPSNMFDGCTSLKNVTLPNSLIKIGYSAFRNCTPLSKITIPGSTQSIGSEAFANTSLTEVVLSNGLLSLGDNAFSGCDKLTTVTYPETIDIISGFSNTGVSVVKFAEGATPTQIADGAFANCPNLKTFTIPESVTSIKDNAFSRSGLESIKFPETVTEYGSSILAYCNNLTKIEFPQNMTVVPYRIAFGCSSIKQVILPNNITIIDDQAFQDCKNLEEINLPEILTEIRHLAFGYCEKLTKITIPQNVTIIGKEAFDSSGLTDIEIPTNTSTIEEHAFDRLYNLNSVVWNPATPFPNNVFAHTKYLFLPESGTVTNKNCADHIFYGGVTDSLHIDESTRYSNPSFTLPRALKAKKVAYERDFNATSGYGEAAGWQTIVLPFDVTEISFKRGYGEDAEIIPLAPFGNQALETAGTLPFWLYELGTDGNYKAATAIKANHPYLICMPNNDKYPSSSNIYGEVKFANNNEAGVSLVATEGALKPSVGTKFNLVPTYDRVMMSENVYALNVHNWYQSDEKQYAPGSVFVRNYNDGGYTDDPAVYPFRAYLTTNEGQTATSTSAPMLYSIGGGDGTITGIEDVPFATPDKATKAYSRDGVLYINTDADRTIRIYDVTGRTVRIIEAREGVNEVHGLDSGIYLLEGQKVAVGR, from the coding sequence ATGAAATTAAAGTATTTCTACACAAGCGTATGCATCATGCTAGCAGGCATATTCTGCGCCAATGCACAAACCGTAAAGAACGTTACACTGACAGAAGCAGGAACGCTCTCTACTAAAATCACAGAGTCAGAACAGGCTACACTGACCGAACTCACTGTAACTGGACCACTGAACGGAACAGACATTGCACTTATTCGTGGTGCAGCGCCCACACTGGAAAAACTCAACATGAAGAATGCAAGCATCGTAGAAGGGGGAAGTGCTTATTTTGTCTATGAAGGCAAAAGCTACACAACAACAAACAACGTAATCGGTAATTACATGTTTTTTGCCATGAGCAATCTAAAAACATTAATATTGCCAAGTAATGTGGAAGAAATAGGGGAATTCAAAAGTAAAAACTGGAGTAAATATGAATTTGCCAGTAGTTATTCAATAGCCCGCTGTTCCATGTTGGAGACTGTAGAGTTACCGTCAACTTTATATAGCATTGGTGGACACGCCTTTTCTGCCTGCGCCCGATTAGCTTCTATTACTATACCAGAGGGAGTAGAAATAATAGGTACATATGCTTTTGAGAATTGTAAGAATTTAAAAACAGTGAAGTTTCCCTCCACTTTTGGAATAAGAAACAAAACCTTTGAAGGAGCATATAATCCTGACAATGAATTTCAACAAGCATTAGCATATGGTGATTATGTTGGATATATTTTTACGAATTGTACAGCCCTAACCGATGTCAGCATTCCGGAAGGAGTGCCAAGCCTTACTTACGGAATGTTCAATGGTTGTGCAAAGCTTGCAACAGTTGCCTTGCCTTCTACTCTAAAAACTTTGAACGGCGCTTTTAACGGATGTACCGGTTTAGTAAATATTGATTTGCCTACTGGCTTAACTGGAGCAGGTAGTTTCAACGGCTGTGAGAAATTAACCAAGATTTCCATCCCTGATGGAGTTACAGAATGTCCATCTTTTGCAAATTGCACAGCCCTGACTGAAATCAAACTTCCTACTAATATAACAACGATTGGGTATAACGCATTTGCAGGATGTTCCTCACTAACAGAGATTTCAGTACCATCCGCTGTTACCTCCATCGAAACATCAGCTTTTGAAAATTGTACCTCTTTGGTAAAAGTTACGTTAAGTGCAGAACTTACCAGTATAGGAGAACATGCTTTTGGAGAATGTGACAAACTTCCTTCTATAACAATTCCTAACAAAGTTATATCTCTAGCAGACAGAGCATTCCGCTCTTGTGACGCCTTAGAAACTGTAGTTTTACCACGTGGTTTGAACTCGATGGGAAGAGAGTGTTTCTATTATTGCCAAAAACTTACAACGATTAATTTACCAGATAATCTCTTTGAAATAGGAAATAGCGCATTCGGTGAAGACATCGCTTTAGAAAGTATACAATTGCCCAATAATTTAACAGAAATACCATCAAACATGTTTGATGGATGTACCTCTCTCAAAAATGTAACATTACCCAATTCCCTTATTAAAATAGGTTATAGCGCATTCAGGAATTGTACTCCTCTATCTAAAATTACTATTCCCGGAAGTACACAATCAATCGGCAGCGAGGCTTTTGCAAATACTTCACTAACAGAAGTTGTTTTAAGTAACGGATTACTTTCTTTAGGAGATAATGCTTTTAGTGGTTGCGATAAACTAACTACTGTTACCTATCCCGAAACCATTGATATCATCAGCGGATTTAGTAATACCGGAGTATCTGTAGTTAAATTTGCCGAAGGCGCTACACCCACACAAATTGCAGATGGAGCTTTTGCCAATTGCCCGAATTTGAAAACATTTACGATACCGGAATCAGTCACCAGCATAAAAGATAACGCATTTTCACGCAGTGGTCTGGAAAGCATTAAATTTCCAGAGACAGTAACAGAATATGGTTCATCTATCCTGGCATATTGCAATAATTTAACCAAAATAGAGTTTCCACAAAACATGACTGTTGTCCCTTACAGAATTGCATTCGGATGTTCAAGTATAAAGCAAGTTATATTACCAAACAACATAACCATTATAGACGACCAAGCTTTTCAAGATTGCAAAAATTTAGAAGAAATCAATTTACCTGAAATATTAACAGAGATAAGACATTTAGCTTTTGGTTACTGTGAAAAACTTACTAAAATTACTATTCCTCAAAATGTAACCATTATCGGAAAAGAGGCATTCGACAGTAGTGGTCTAACTGATATAGAAATACCTACAAACACAAGTACAATAGAGGAGCATGCATTCGATAGATTATATAATCTCAATTCGGTTGTATGGAACCCAGCCACACCATTCCCTAATAATGTATTTGCTCATACCAAGTATTTATTCCTACCTGAAAGTGGTACTGTTACAAATAAAAATTGTGCCGACCATATATTCTATGGTGGAGTAACGGATTCACTACATATTGATGAATCCACCAGATACAGTAACCCTTCCTTTACTCTACCTCGTGCATTAAAAGCAAAAAAAGTGGCTTATGAACGCGACTTCAATGCTACCAGTGGATATGGAGAAGCTGCCGGTTGGCAGACTATTGTATTACCCTTCGATGTTACTGAAATCAGTTTTAAACGTGGATATGGCGAAGATGCGGAAATTATTCCACTTGCTCCCTTTGGAAACCAAGCTCTCGAAACTGCAGGAACATTACCTTTCTGGCTATATGAACTGGGAACGGATGGCAATTACAAAGCTGCCACGGCTATAAAAGCCAATCACCCTTACTTGATTTGCATGCCAAACAATGATAAATACCCAAGCAGCAGTAACATCTATGGAGAAGTGAAATTTGCCAACAACAATGAAGCCGGTGTATCACTTGTCGCTACGGAAGGAGCCTTGAAGCCCAGTGTAGGAACAAAATTCAACCTAGTCCCCACATACGATCGAGTAATGATGAGCGAAAACGTATACGCACTAAATGTACACAATTGGTATCAAAGCGATGAAAAGCAATATGCTCCCGGGAGCGTATTTGTAAGAAACTACAACGACGGTGGCTACACTGATGATCCCGCCGTTTATCCTTTCCGTGCCTATCTCACCACCAATGAAGGTCAGACAGCAACTTCTACCAGCGCCCCCATGCTCTACAGCATCGGCGGCGGTGACGGCACCATCACCGGCATCGAAGACGTTCCATTCGCCACTCCGGACAAAGCTACGAAAGCCTACAGCCGTGACGGCGTGCTCTACATCAACACCGATGCCGACCGTACTATCCGCATCTACGACGTCACCGGACGTACCGTACGCATCATCGAAGCCCGCGAAGGCGTGAACGAAGTGCACGGACTGGACAGTGGCATCTACCTGTTGGAAGGTCAGAAAGTGGCTGTCGGACGATAA
- a CDS encoding PEGA domain-containing protein, which translates to MKSNKLKCWLAAVVVAVICCPTALAQQSKIAVASFNRMETDITARVTAPKKDQNGEICALIRIVTNVKDLMFEPDALGITARENKTGEIWLYVPRGARRISILHDQLGILRNYFYPDIIEKGTVYEMVLNTGDSEDKPVVENNMQFFVLRPEPANANVYVDDEQVPIENGLFSATMPKGEHTYRVEAPMYQPDAGIVTLGSEQVIKSVTLKPKFGYMEIFSLPEQDADVYIDSVLVGKTPYRSDRMAIKEYKVRIEKQTYFPIDTLLNVTAGETVRPTFHMESTIKPKVPMNTLVMLQAGYNPNGTTFGAMLGFGRKNGFYVGFRSDFGSASGELECNGDGIVEGIDATTPPFYKEGVKNKSRMSITGGYFRQLGKKFYLYAGAGYGTRTLTYELAAPMTIGEKEYAEGTQVKDMDNSATGVAGELGGILRFGKFCISVGFHTVNFKYHEVTGGLGFVF; encoded by the coding sequence ATGAAATCAAACAAACTAAAATGCTGGTTGGCAGCGGTTGTGGTAGCAGTGATCTGCTGCCCCACCGCACTGGCGCAGCAAAGCAAAATAGCCGTCGCATCGTTCAATCGCATGGAAACGGACATCACGGCACGCGTAACCGCCCCGAAGAAAGACCAGAACGGCGAAATCTGTGCCCTGATCCGTATCGTAACCAACGTAAAGGATCTCATGTTCGAACCGGACGCGCTCGGCATCACGGCACGCGAAAACAAAACCGGAGAAATCTGGCTGTATGTCCCCCGTGGCGCACGCCGTATCTCCATTTTGCACGACCAACTGGGTATCCTGCGAAACTACTTCTATCCGGACATCATCGAAAAAGGTACCGTATACGAAATGGTGCTGAACACCGGTGACAGCGAAGACAAGCCCGTTGTGGAAAATAACATGCAGTTCTTCGTACTGCGCCCCGAGCCTGCCAACGCCAACGTATATGTAGACGATGAACAAGTGCCTATCGAAAACGGACTCTTCTCTGCAACCATGCCCAAGGGCGAACATACCTACCGCGTAGAAGCCCCCATGTATCAGCCGGATGCCGGAATCGTTACGCTGGGCAGCGAACAGGTAATAAAGAGCGTCACCCTGAAGCCCAAGTTCGGCTACATGGAAATCTTCTCCTTGCCCGAACAGGATGCCGACGTCTATATTGACAGCGTTCTGGTAGGAAAGACTCCCTATCGCAGCGACCGCATGGCCATCAAGGAATATAAGGTACGCATCGAGAAGCAGACCTACTTCCCTATCGACACCTTGCTGAACGTGACCGCCGGAGAAACCGTGCGCCCCACCTTCCACATGGAGTCCACCATCAAGCCTAAAGTACCGATGAACACCCTCGTCATGCTTCAAGCCGGATACAACCCCAACGGAACCACTTTTGGCGCCATGCTGGGCTTCGGCCGGAAAAATGGTTTCTATGTAGGTTTCCGCAGCGACTTCGGTTCGGCAAGCGGCGAACTGGAATGTAACGGAGACGGTATCGTAGAAGGTATCGATGCTACGACTCCGCCTTTCTATAAAGAAGGAGTGAAAAACAAATCGCGCATGTCCATCACAGGCGGTTATTTCCGCCAGCTGGGTAAGAAGTTCTACCTCTATGCCGGTGCCGGATACGGTACACGCACGCTGACTTACGAACTGGCTGCCCCCATGACCATAGGCGAAAAAGAATATGCCGAAGGCACACAGGTGAAAGATATGGATAATTCCGCCACAGGCGTGGCCGGTGAATTGGGCGGTATCCTGCGTTTCGGCAAGTTCTGCATTTCGGTAGGCTTCCACACCGTGAACTTCAAGTATCATGAAGTGACCGGCGGTCTGGGATTTGTATTCTAA
- a CDS encoding fibronectin type III domain-containing protein, whose protein sequence is MLLFLLPFMMGCEEDKEPSVYSPTLTTNSVTGLSRFGATFQGTVVKHPGSTGELKIGFLYSTSASLSNAQEANATPGDGNNYTAAVQGLKPGEKYYYCIFARSGKSVVKGKTSSFNTEDAIPPSLSIAEATEVTENGATLTATITDNGGYEPTVRGFAYAMYVENAGEPTLDDNTKLVIGDKFEVTLSDLAANTTYIVRPYATNDAGTGYGESVRFTTSQQKIPMVIANGSGSLANKPVEVVAYEAVCMGAVTEDHGFTVTEYGFCYSTESRQPTIEGSQCVQAQDGAKGFSATLKELTASTKYYMRAYAKSEKGVGYSATVEFTTDKEQVVSLTQATVTALTSSSATITAQMAYESFSIVTEKGICYGKAANPSTDGDKVTDSSTEHKVTATVTGLAEGDTYHARAYAITRDGTFYSGDIQFNTETTFAPTLGKPSVYDKTETGAKVRASIATNGGLEVTEKGICYSSTKHEPTVDDQKITSTEADNNILVSLNGLQGGITYYVRAYAINAKGTGYSTVEQFTTTKHTEPTLNGLNISSINDDNAKASATISNLGGEGETITERGFVVAAGQTPSVDDGYSLKFVSKDTKEDFTAQLTGLSYSTLYNIRAYAKNSVGTGYSSMLSFETGSSTTATVSELKCTKTEAYSLSFEFEVTATGNAELTDYGFKWRAANGGEETTAKGTLNGKMVTGTITGLTENTSYRVYGYATNKNGTTETYSSPFTTDKLPPGAGDNPLPGDNDGIKLPSVSYTNVSNIHTTYVRIKAQINNDGGTAITEKGFCWCLDTEGIPTIESNVVPITTQGNQMSHLLEGLTAKTSYRVRAYARNSKGISYGNEAYFTTEDDSKPGPGDGDNPTPDPLSRNKR, encoded by the coding sequence ATGCTATTGTTCTTGTTGCCGTTCATGATGGGTTGTGAAGAGGACAAAGAGCCTTCAGTCTATTCACCGACACTGACTACTAACAGTGTTACGGGTTTGAGCCGTTTTGGAGCTACTTTCCAAGGAACGGTGGTGAAGCATCCCGGCAGTACCGGAGAACTGAAAATAGGCTTCCTTTATTCCACATCAGCCAGCTTGAGCAACGCACAAGAAGCGAACGCTACCCCGGGAGACGGCAATAACTATACTGCCGCAGTCCAAGGACTGAAGCCCGGAGAAAAGTATTATTATTGCATCTTTGCCCGCAGCGGTAAATCCGTTGTCAAGGGAAAGACCAGTAGTTTCAACACCGAAGACGCCATTCCGCCTTCACTAAGCATTGCCGAAGCAACTGAGGTGACCGAAAACGGCGCCACACTCACTGCCACCATTACGGATAATGGCGGCTACGAACCTACGGTACGTGGGTTTGCCTATGCCATGTACGTGGAGAACGCCGGCGAGCCAACCCTCGACGATAACACCAAACTGGTGATTGGCGATAAGTTTGAAGTAACGTTATCGGATCTGGCAGCTAATACTACCTACATCGTCCGTCCTTATGCCACCAATGACGCAGGAACAGGCTACGGTGAGTCTGTCAGGTTCACTACCAGTCAACAGAAAATCCCAATGGTCATTGCCAACGGTTCGGGTAGCCTTGCCAATAAGCCAGTGGAAGTCGTTGCGTACGAGGCCGTCTGCATGGGTGCGGTCACTGAAGACCATGGTTTTACGGTTACAGAATATGGCTTCTGCTACAGTACCGAAAGCCGTCAGCCCACTATCGAAGGAAGCCAGTGCGTGCAAGCGCAAGACGGTGCCAAGGGATTCTCTGCTACCCTGAAGGAGTTGACAGCCAGTACCAAATACTATATGCGGGCGTATGCCAAAAGCGAGAAAGGCGTAGGCTACAGTGCAACAGTAGAGTTCACGACTGACAAAGAGCAGGTGGTATCACTTACACAAGCTACCGTCACGGCCCTGACTTCTTCTTCAGCTACTATTACCGCACAGATGGCGTACGAGTCCTTTAGCATAGTAACAGAAAAAGGTATCTGTTACGGTAAAGCGGCAAATCCTTCCACCGATGGAGACAAGGTTACGGACAGCAGTACAGAACATAAGGTGACCGCTACCGTCACCGGGCTGGCGGAAGGAGATACTTACCATGCCCGCGCGTATGCAATTACCCGCGACGGTACCTTCTATAGCGGTGATATCCAGTTCAATACTGAAACCACGTTTGCTCCTACACTTGGAAAACCTTCTGTATATGACAAGACGGAAACAGGTGCCAAAGTACGCGCAAGTATCGCTACCAATGGCGGACTGGAAGTGACGGAGAAAGGTATTTGCTACAGCAGCACGAAGCATGAACCGACAGTAGATGATCAGAAAATCACATCTACGGAAGCGGATAACAATATTCTCGTCAGCCTCAACGGTTTGCAGGGTGGTATCACTTACTACGTACGTGCGTACGCCATCAATGCCAAGGGCACAGGCTACAGTACAGTAGAGCAGTTTACGACTACAAAGCATACTGAACCTACACTGAATGGCCTGAACATATCCTCCATTAATGATGATAACGCGAAAGCCTCAGCCACCATTTCCAACCTGGGCGGTGAAGGAGAAACCATTACCGAACGCGGATTCGTGGTAGCTGCCGGACAGACTCCAAGCGTAGACGACGGATACTCGCTCAAGTTCGTATCAAAAGACACAAAGGAGGATTTCACCGCACAACTGACAGGGTTGAGCTATTCCACCTTATATAATATACGCGCATACGCGAAGAACAGCGTAGGAACAGGCTATAGCAGTATGCTTTCATTCGAGACGGGAAGCAGCACCACCGCCACCGTAAGCGAATTGAAGTGCACCAAGACGGAAGCCTACAGCCTGAGTTTCGAGTTTGAAGTCACCGCCACCGGAAATGCGGAGCTGACAGACTACGGATTCAAATGGCGGGCTGCCAATGGGGGCGAAGAAACCACCGCAAAGGGTACCCTCAACGGAAAGATGGTGACGGGAACGATTACCGGACTGACGGAAAACACGTCTTATCGAGTATACGGATATGCGACTAATAAGAATGGGACGACGGAGACTTACAGTTCACCCTTCACCACAGACAAGTTACCACCCGGAGCAGGAGACAATCCGCTTCCTGGTGACAATGACGGAATCAAACTTCCAAGTGTAAGTTATACCAATGTAAGCAATATTCACACGACCTATGTACGTATCAAGGCCCAAATAAATAATGATGGAGGAACTGCAATAACTGAGAAAGGTTTCTGTTGGTGCCTCGATACAGAAGGTATACCTACCATCGAAAGCAATGTGGTGCCGATTACTACTCAAGGTAATCAAATGAGCCATCTATTGGAAGGACTTACTGCAAAGACCTCTTATCGCGTTCGTGCATATGCCCGAAACAGTAAAGGTATCAGTTATGGAAACGAAGCTTACTTCACCACCGAAGATGACAGTAAGCCCGGACCGGGAGATGGTGATAACCCCACTCCAGATCCACTAAGCCGTAATAAAAGATAA
- a CDS encoding NAD(P)-dependent oxidoreductase — translation MESILITGASGFIGSFIVEEALKRKFGVWAGIRSSSSREYLRNRKIHILELDFAHPNELRAQLSGHKGTYNKFDYIIHCAGVTKCTDKREFDRVNYLQTKYFVDTLRELNMIPKQFIYISTLSVFGPVHERTYQPITEEDSPMPNTAYGLSKLKAELYLQSIPGFPYVIYRPTGVYGPREKDYYLMAKSIKQHMDFAVGFRRQDLTFVYVKDIVQAVFLGIEKQACRRAYFLADGQVYRSRAFSDLIRKELGNPFVIRVICPLIILKVVSLLAEFWAVRSKKPGTLNSDKYNIMKQRNWQCDIGPAVRELGFAPQYNLEQGVRETIAWYKNEGWL, via the coding sequence ATGGAAAGTATATTAATAACAGGAGCCAGTGGATTTATCGGAAGTTTCATCGTGGAAGAGGCGTTGAAGCGGAAGTTCGGCGTGTGGGCGGGTATCCGTTCGAGCAGCAGCCGGGAATATCTGCGAAACCGTAAAATACACATCCTGGAACTGGATTTTGCACACCCCAATGAATTGCGTGCGCAGCTTTCCGGCCATAAGGGAACATATAATAAATTCGATTATATCATCCATTGTGCCGGTGTCACCAAATGTACCGACAAACGGGAGTTTGACCGGGTGAATTATTTGCAGACGAAATACTTTGTCGATACTCTTCGTGAACTGAATATGATACCGAAGCAATTTATCTATATCAGTACGTTGAGTGTGTTTGGCCCTGTTCATGAGAGAACCTATCAGCCGATTACCGAAGAAGACTCCCCTATGCCCAATACTGCTTACGGGTTGAGTAAACTTAAAGCGGAGCTTTACTTGCAAAGTATTCCCGGTTTTCCTTATGTCATCTATCGCCCCACGGGAGTGTACGGCCCGCGTGAAAAGGATTACTACTTGATGGCGAAGTCTATCAAGCAGCATATGGACTTTGCCGTTGGCTTTCGCCGGCAGGATCTGACATTTGTTTATGTGAAAGATATTGTGCAGGCTGTATTCCTCGGCATTGAGAAACAGGCATGTCGGCGTGCTTATTTCCTGGCAGACGGACAGGTGTACCGTAGCCGCGCTTTCTCCGATCTGATCCGAAAAGAATTGGGTAATCCGTTTGTAATTCGGGTGATATGCCCATTAATTATATTGAAAGTTGTATCTTTGCTCGCTGAATTCTGGGCGGTGCGTAGCAAGAAGCCCGGCACTCTCAATTCTGATAAGTATAACATAATGAAACAACGCAATTGGCAATGTGACATCGGCCCGGCTGTAAGAGAGTTGGGATTTGCACCCCAGTACAATCTGGAACAAGGTGTAAGAGAGACTATTGCCTGGTATAAGAACGAGGGATGGCTTTAG
- a CDS encoding phosphatase PAP2 family protein, whose amino-acid sequence MALDLFKKVETRKGLFAVEKITLIYNLLTSILILFLFQEMDHPVQMLIDRAMIAGMTFLLMYLYRLAPCKFSAFVRIAIQMSLLSYWYPDTFEFNRIFPNLDHVFASVEQWMFNGQPAVWFCLRFPHMWVSEPFNMGYFFYYPMILIVVVWYFIYRFELFEKLSFVLVTSFFIYYLIYIFVPVAGPQFYFPAIGDDNVAQGVFPSIGDYFNHNQELLPGPGYDHGFFYNLVEGSQQIGERPTAAFPSSHVGISTILMIMAWRGSRRLFACLFPFYVLLCCATVYIQAHYLIDSIVGFVSAFGLYVVVTWMFKRWFAQPMFK is encoded by the coding sequence ATGGCTTTAGATTTATTTAAAAAGGTAGAAACCCGGAAAGGGTTATTTGCAGTTGAGAAGATAACACTTATATATAATTTGTTGACTTCGATTTTGATCTTGTTTCTTTTTCAGGAAATGGATCATCCGGTGCAGATGTTGATTGACCGCGCAATGATTGCGGGCATGACGTTTTTATTGATGTATCTTTACCGGCTGGCACCCTGTAAGTTTTCCGCCTTTGTGCGTATTGCTATCCAGATGTCCTTGCTTTCCTATTGGTATCCCGATACGTTTGAGTTCAACCGGATATTTCCGAATCTGGACCATGTGTTTGCTTCAGTAGAGCAGTGGATGTTCAATGGGCAGCCGGCAGTATGGTTCTGCCTCCGTTTCCCGCATATGTGGGTAAGCGAGCCGTTCAATATGGGATATTTCTTCTATTATCCGATGATTTTGATTGTGGTAGTGTGGTATTTTATTTATCGTTTTGAACTTTTCGAGAAGTTGTCGTTCGTGCTGGTCACCTCTTTCTTTATCTATTATCTGATTTATATCTTTGTTCCGGTGGCAGGTCCGCAGTTCTATTTCCCGGCTATCGGTGATGATAATGTGGCGCAGGGTGTGTTTCCTTCCATCGGAGATTACTTCAATCATAATCAGGAATTACTGCCCGGACCGGGATATGATCATGGATTCTTTTACAACCTGGTAGAGGGTTCTCAGCAAATCGGTGAACGCCCTACAGCAGCTTTTCCCAGTTCGCATGTAGGAATTTCCACTATCCTGATGATTATGGCGTGGCGTGGTAGCCGCAGGTTATTTGCCTGTCTGTTTCCCTTCTATGTACTGCTTTGTTGTGCCACGGTGTACATTCAGGCGCACTATTTGATTGATTCGATTGTAGGATTTGTTTCTGCTTTCGGTTTGTATGTGGTGGTGACGTGGATGTTCAAGCGGTGGTTTGCACAGCCGATGTTCAAGTGA
- a CDS encoding cation diffusion facilitator family transporter, with protein MSAEAASSREKGIYKVTIAGSIVNFVLVVLKFVAGILGHSAAMLADAVHSLSDFVTDVIVIVFVRISNKPQDKGHDYGHGKYETLATAIIGILLLFVGFGILWNGVSSIYAFIKGEQLGAPGMIALVAALVSIVCKEILYQYTVIKGKSLNSQAVVANAWHHRSDAFSSIGTAVGIGGAILLGEHWRVLDPIAAVIVSFFIMKVAIQLLIPCVDELLEKSLPDEVEKDIEQALLSFPGVSEPHHLRTRRIGSYCAIEVHVRMDGGITLEEAHTTATAIEHKLKTMLGEGTLINIHVEPKK; from the coding sequence ATGAGTGCAGAAGCAGCTTCTTCCCGGGAGAAGGGGATATATAAAGTGACGATTGCCGGTAGTATCGTTAATTTTGTGTTAGTTGTACTGAAGTTCGTGGCAGGTATCTTGGGGCATAGTGCCGCTATGCTGGCTGATGCAGTTCATTCTTTATCTGATTTTGTGACGGATGTTATTGTCATCGTGTTTGTGCGCATATCCAATAAGCCTCAGGACAAGGGACATGATTATGGACATGGGAAGTATGAAACGTTGGCTACGGCTATTATCGGAATACTACTGTTATTTGTCGGTTTCGGTATTTTGTGGAACGGTGTCTCTTCTATTTACGCATTTATCAAAGGAGAACAGCTGGGAGCGCCCGGAATGATAGCATTGGTTGCCGCTCTTGTCTCTATTGTGTGCAAGGAAATCCTGTATCAATATACTGTTATTAAAGGGAAAAGCCTGAATTCACAGGCGGTAGTGGCCAATGCCTGGCATCATCGGAGCGACGCTTTTTCGTCTATAGGAACGGCTGTAGGCATTGGAGGCGCAATCTTGTTGGGCGAACATTGGCGGGTACTCGATCCGATAGCTGCTGTGATTGTCAGTTTCTTTATAATGAAGGTAGCTATTCAACTGTTGATTCCTTGTGTTGACGAGTTGCTTGAAAAGTCTTTGCCGGATGAAGTGGAGAAAGATATTGAGCAAGCATTGCTCTCTTTTCCCGGAGTTAGTGAGCCGCATCATCTCCGCACGAGGCGTATCGGTAGTTATTGTGCGATTGAGGTACATGTGCGCATGGACGGAGGGATTACGTTGGAAGAAGCTCATACTACGGCTACGGCTATTGAACATAAATTAAAAACAATGCTTGGCGAAGGTACGCTGATTAATATTCATGTAGAACCCAAGAAGTAA